In Nicotiana tabacum cultivar K326 chromosome 17, ASM71507v2, whole genome shotgun sequence, one DNA window encodes the following:
- the LOC142172138 gene encoding secreted RxLR effector protein 161-like has translation MGNEFEMSMMGELNFFMGLQIKQTPTRTMIHQQKYIKELLKNFNMECSKSIDSPIATAIKLDLDEEEKSVEQKLYRGMIGSLLYLTLSMPAIVFSVGLCARFQENPKESHLKDVKRILRYLKGTSDLCLWYPRGYNFDLVGYVDADYAGFHVDRKITSGTTHFLGPFLVSWGTKKQNSVALFTAEAKYVAAASCCAQLLCIR, from the coding sequence ATGGGaaatgagtttgaaatgagcatgatgggtgaattGAACTTTTTTATGGGACTGCAAATCAAGCAAACACCTACTAGAACTATGATACATCAGCAGAAATACATCAAGGAACTACTAAAGAACTTCAACATGGAATGCTCTAAGTCCATTGACTCTCCCATTGCCACTGCAATAAAACTGGACcttgatgaagaagaaaaaagtgTTGAACAGAAACTATACAGAGGAATGATTGGGTCACTGTTGTACCTCACACTAAGCATGCCTGCTATTGTATTCAGTGTGGGACTGTGTGCAAGATTTCAGGagaatcccaaggaatctcacctGAAGGATGTtaagaggatactaagatatctcaAAGGGACTTCTGACCTTTGCCTATGGTATCCCAGAGGGTACAACTTTGATCTAGTTGGTTAtgttgatgctgactatgcaggttttcATGTTgacaggaaaatcacttcaggaaCAACTCATTTTCTAGGACCTTTTCTAGTGTCTTGGGGAACAAagaagcaaaactcagtggccTTATTTACAGCTGAGGCTAAATATGTGGCAGCAGCATCCTGCTGTGCTCAGTTGCTATGCATAAGATAA